A portion of the Sulfuricurvum kujiense DSM 16994 genome contains these proteins:
- a CDS encoding NAD(+)/NADH kinase: MKLTNIKRVGMLLRPSTPELKEMFFEAKRIFESRGIEVIIDNISGGMIDVMGQPFEMLCQNSDFLVTIGGDGTLISAVRRSYRYQLPVLGIHAGKLGFLADLDFAELEIFVDKMLAGEYRIDQRAVLQATITSPNGQSEIFAFNDIVLTRPSIAKMIRLETFVDGRSFNTYYGDGVVISTPTGSTAYNLSAGGPVLFPLTQVFALTPICPHSLTQRPVVLPGHFEIEMKTPDASALVIVDGQDLVEISDSDTVHIKLASGAAQLIHRKEFNYFEVLKEKLGWGN; the protein is encoded by the coding sequence TTGAAATTAACTAATATTAAACGTGTCGGAATGCTTCTTCGCCCCTCGACTCCGGAACTCAAAGAGATGTTTTTTGAAGCGAAACGGATATTCGAATCGCGCGGGATCGAAGTCATCATCGATAACATCAGCGGCGGTATGATTGATGTCATGGGGCAGCCGTTTGAGATGTTGTGTCAAAACAGCGACTTTCTGGTTACCATCGGCGGTGACGGTACCCTTATCTCCGCCGTTCGCCGCTCATACCGCTATCAGCTTCCCGTATTAGGGATACATGCGGGTAAACTCGGCTTTTTAGCCGATCTTGATTTTGCCGAGCTTGAAATTTTTGTGGATAAGATGCTTGCAGGTGAATACCGCATCGATCAACGGGCTGTTTTGCAAGCTACCATTACATCCCCTAACGGCCAAAGCGAAATCTTTGCTTTCAACGATATCGTCCTTACCCGTCCCTCCATTGCGAAGATGATTCGTTTGGAAACTTTTGTCGACGGCCGAAGCTTTAACACCTACTACGGAGACGGTGTCGTAATCTCTACTCCTACCGGCTCTACGGCCTATAACCTTTCTGCCGGCGGACCGGTACTTTTTCCTCTGACACAGGTTTTTGCACTGACGCCTATCTGCCCCCATTCATTGACACAGCGTCCCGTTGTTCTGCCGGGACATTTTGAAATTGAGATGAAAACTCCCGATGCCAGTGCTTTGGTGATTGTTGACGGGCAGGATCTGGTTGAAATCAGTGACAGCGATACGGTTCATATCAAACTTGCATCGGGCGCGGCGCAGTTGATCCATCGAAAAGAGTTTAACTATTTTGAAGTTCTAAAAGAGAAATTAGGGTGGGGGAATTAA
- a CDS encoding ppx/gppa phosphatase, with the protein MVAIDLGSNTIRFIEFDGERWGKSFEKIVRTAEGLYETGVIGEKAINRIIDAINEAGTQIDLSEQSIAGYTTAAMRLANNSTAVLQRIKEETGISFAIIDAQKEAALTLNAVHIRLSKLGITPSSFILADIGGGSTELIRYENGAVQSESINMGIVTLSESSIGSNLLEEKISQFKCKVSESLSTKIAETLVLTAGTPTTIAAYLNGMDYQNYDPDKINGTLLRLEDCFRVYDELLAMDEVTRTRYVGVGRENLIMAGILMVTAIYEASGHEEALIIDDGLREGIALEYFKLH; encoded by the coding sequence ATGGTAGCGATAGACCTAGGTTCCAATACAATCCGTTTTATCGAATTTGACGGAGAGAGATGGGGCAAAAGCTTTGAAAAGATCGTGCGTACCGCCGAGGGGCTTTATGAAACCGGAGTCATCGGCGAAAAGGCAATCAATAGGATTATCGATGCTATTAATGAGGCAGGAACACAAATAGATCTTTCGGAACAAAGCATTGCGGGGTATACCACGGCTGCGATGAGACTCGCCAACAACAGTACAGCCGTATTACAAAGGATAAAAGAGGAAACGGGTATCTCTTTTGCCATCATCGATGCGCAAAAAGAAGCCGCCCTTACCCTGAATGCCGTCCATATTCGCCTGAGCAAACTGGGGATTACACCTTCATCGTTTATTCTCGCCGATATCGGAGGCGGTTCTACCGAACTGATACGCTACGAGAATGGGGCGGTTCAATCGGAAAGTATCAATATGGGGATTGTTACCCTCTCGGAGAGTTCTATCGGTTCAAACCTATTGGAAGAAAAAATTTCTCAGTTTAAGTGCAAGGTAAGCGAGTCGCTCAGCACGAAAATAGCTGAGACGCTAGTCCTCACGGCCGGTACGCCGACTACCATCGCAGCTTATCTCAACGGGATGGATTATCAGAATTATGATCCGGACAAAATCAACGGAACCCTTTTGCGGTTAGAAGATTGTTTTCGCGTTTATGATGAACTCTTAGCGATGGATGAAGTAACTCGTACGCGCTATGTAGGCGTCGGGCGAGAAAATCTCATTATGGCCGGAATCTTAATGGTAACGGCGATTTATGAGGCTTCAGGGCATGAGGAAGCGCTAATCATTGATGACGGATTGCGTGAGGGCATCGCATTGGAATATTTCAAATTGCACTAA
- a CDS encoding WD40 repeat domain-containing protein — MDVLKSLNFKDPILFIKTLSTGNLGIVDTQNTLRIIDTSLYVVIDGFKTNITHGRHLSSYVDMTHDGEYMVSTDTDKNQAVIFSLSKRKQIYKVGSHDGEVESVGMDPNGRYFVTSGQDGKSFAWVLKTSRLAFSLPPHADFVSAVTFNDDGQWIATGSYDKSINLLNIATMNEAMRLRGHADMVKEIVFMPEAKLLSLDRSGGIILWDMSDGKLIKRLPKLADEVSCVCVSSNKHFLFVGTKQGYVALYDLHTAEMVSKRFIKISEEISSLAFMNNPERLAIGTLKGNVYVYSLFGDEEGYLQMLLDGQYKAFYDALEDNPMLLYSKAYELAEKSWMYAIEKGRAYLEENESENAKELFAPFMGIPKKTAVINQMLSAYEKFGMFQNYIKIGRLPLAYSLAKQYPVFQESEHYRKMELQWKKIFFKAQELILAPNGEEQARALLAPYRGISDKTMLIQQLFEQRKMYLYMKKILSQNDYVKFFGLIKMYPFLKEFSEYASTMEYGDILYIQTQKAYAKGDFATVRKACKILISFPDYAKEAQEMDDTIRIKHLFFQAIAANDLSNAFSYLSSYPLLYELPEAQLIERQWNAITDNAQRFASTGSVQETLAVFEPYFGIRDKFRAMGGVMAQAYCVQLEQKIQFKAPQENIEYGIRQYISIFGLDEGIRSVNNYFKLLYESPLDIETFEQAPSVLWTPAMRIDDITVIA, encoded by the coding sequence ATGGATGTTTTAAAATCATTAAATTTTAAAGATCCCATTCTTTTTATTAAAACGCTGAGCACCGGAAATTTGGGTATCGTCGACACCCAAAACACTCTCCGTATTATCGATACGTCGCTTTATGTCGTTATTGACGGCTTTAAAACCAATATTACCCATGGACGGCATCTCAGCAGTTATGTCGATATGACCCATGACGGGGAATATATGGTTTCGACCGATACGGATAAAAATCAAGCCGTCATTTTTAGTTTATCCAAGCGAAAACAAATTTATAAAGTCGGTTCTCATGACGGTGAAGTCGAAAGTGTCGGTATGGATCCGAACGGTCGGTATTTTGTCACATCCGGCCAAGACGGCAAGTCGTTTGCCTGGGTTCTTAAAACTTCCCGTCTGGCGTTTTCGCTTCCGCCTCATGCCGACTTTGTCAGTGCGGTCACCTTTAACGACGACGGACAATGGATCGCAACCGGAAGCTACGACAAATCAATAAATTTACTGAATATCGCGACGATGAATGAGGCCATGAGGCTGCGCGGACACGCCGATATGGTCAAAGAAATTGTATTTATGCCGGAAGCGAAACTTCTTTCGCTCGATCGCAGCGGCGGAATAATATTATGGGATATGAGCGACGGGAAGCTGATAAAACGGCTCCCGAAACTGGCGGATGAAGTCAGTTGTGTTTGTGTAAGTTCAAATAAGCATTTCCTTTTTGTCGGGACGAAGCAGGGGTATGTGGCGCTTTATGATTTGCATACGGCGGAGATGGTTTCAAAACGGTTTATTAAAATATCCGAGGAAATATCCTCCCTCGCTTTCATGAACAATCCTGAGCGTTTGGCTATCGGTACCCTAAAGGGGAATGTTTATGTCTATTCGCTGTTCGGTGATGAAGAGGGATATTTGCAGATGCTTTTAGATGGGCAATACAAAGCATTTTATGACGCTCTTGAAGATAATCCGATGCTGCTTTATTCCAAAGCATATGAATTGGCTGAAAAAAGCTGGATGTACGCCATCGAAAAAGGTCGTGCGTATCTGGAAGAAAATGAATCCGAAAATGCGAAAGAGCTATTTGCCCCTTTCATGGGAATTCCGAAAAAAACGGCCGTAATCAATCAGATGCTCAGTGCGTATGAAAAATTCGGAATGTTTCAAAACTACATTAAAATAGGACGTCTTCCTCTAGCCTATTCGTTAGCCAAGCAATATCCCGTGTTTCAGGAGTCGGAACACTATCGCAAGATGGAATTGCAATGGAAAAAGATTTTTTTCAAAGCGCAAGAGCTGATTTTAGCTCCGAACGGGGAGGAACAAGCACGAGCGTTACTGGCTCCCTATCGCGGTATTTCGGATAAAACGATGCTGATACAGCAGCTGTTTGAACAGCGTAAAATGTATTTGTACATGAAGAAGATCCTTTCTCAAAACGATTACGTCAAGTTTTTCGGACTCATAAAAATGTACCCGTTTTTGAAAGAATTTTCTGAGTATGCATCGACAATGGAATATGGGGATATTCTTTATATACAGACGCAAAAAGCATATGCGAAAGGTGACTTTGCGACGGTACGCAAAGCATGCAAAATTCTGATCTCTTTTCCGGATTATGCCAAAGAGGCTCAGGAAATGGACGATACGATCCGTATTAAACATCTCTTTTTCCAGGCGATTGCCGCAAATGATCTCTCCAATGCGTTTTCTTATCTCAGTTCCTATCCGCTCCTGTATGAGCTTCCGGAAGCTCAGTTGATCGAGCGCCAATGGAACGCTATTACCGATAATGCGCAACGATTCGCTTCGACAGGAAGCGTGCAGGAAACTTTGGCGGTTTTTGAACCTTATTTCGGAATACGTGATAAATTTAGAGCGATGGGAGGGGTAATGGCACAAGCGTATTGTGTACAGCTGGAGCAAAAAATACAGTTCAAAGCTCCTCAGGAAAATATCGAATACGGTATTCGTCAGTACATCTCCATATTCGGATTGGACGAAGGGATTCGAAGCGTAAATAATTATTTTAAATTGCTGTATGAATCGCCACTGGATATTGAGACATTCGAGCAAGCTCCATCCGTGTTGTGGACACCCGCCATGCGGATTGATGATATTACGGTAATAGCTTAA
- the ilvA gene encoding threonine ammonia-lyase, with protein sequence MIDLKTIYEAHERIKNVITETPFAHAPRLSQESGCNVYLKKENLQVTGAFKIRGAYNKIASLSDEERSRGVIAASAGNHAQGVAMAAQIFGTRALIVMPESTPLTKINGVSYYGAEVILAGSNYDEAYAYAARYGEEHGMVFVHPFADEAVMAGQGTIAIEMIESMNDMDAIVIPVGGGGLISGMASAIKALAPHIRVVGVGAVGAPAMRESYDAKQAIDSTSVRTIADGIAVRDTSPITLSHILETVDEFVSVDDEEIANAILFLLEKQKLVVEGAGAVGVAALLHHKLDHFRNKKVGVVLSGGNMDVTLLSVIIEKGLIKSGRKMKLTVTLIDKPGALMQLTRMLQDLNANIVHIAYDRTSTTLAYGDANVMIHLETKGSEHQSQIRALLKEHRYLSSEEH encoded by the coding sequence TTGATCGATTTAAAAACAATATATGAAGCGCATGAACGCATCAAAAATGTGATCACAGAAACACCGTTTGCCCATGCCCCGAGACTTAGTCAGGAATCGGGATGCAATGTCTATCTGAAAAAAGAGAATCTCCAGGTTACCGGTGCTTTTAAAATCAGGGGTGCCTACAATAAAATCGCATCGCTGAGTGATGAAGAGCGTTCTCGCGGAGTCATCGCGGCCAGTGCGGGAAATCATGCCCAGGGTGTTGCTATGGCGGCCCAAATATTTGGGACACGTGCCCTTATCGTCATGCCGGAGTCGACTCCGCTGACGAAGATTAACGGGGTCAGCTATTACGGTGCGGAGGTTATTTTAGCGGGGAGCAATTACGATGAAGCCTATGCATACGCGGCTCGTTACGGGGAAGAGCACGGAATGGTGTTCGTTCATCCGTTCGCCGATGAAGCGGTTATGGCGGGGCAGGGGACCATTGCGATCGAAATGATCGAATCGATGAATGACATGGATGCGATTGTGATCCCTGTCGGCGGCGGCGGACTCATATCCGGTATGGCATCGGCGATCAAAGCACTTGCCCCTCATATCCGTGTAGTCGGTGTCGGTGCGGTAGGCGCACCGGCAATGCGCGAATCGTATGATGCTAAGCAGGCGATTGACAGTACCAGTGTCCGTACGATTGCGGACGGAATCGCTGTGAGGGATACGTCTCCGATAACCTTGTCTCATATTCTTGAAACGGTAGATGAGTTTGTCAGTGTCGATGATGAAGAGATCGCCAATGCGATTTTATTTCTTCTTGAGAAGCAAAAACTTGTGGTTGAAGGGGCCGGGGCCGTCGGTGTCGCCGCATTGCTGCATCATAAATTGGATCATTTCCGTAATAAAAAAGTGGGAGTCGTCCTCAGCGGCGGCAATATGGATGTGACGCTTCTCTCCGTTATTATCGAAAAGGGTCTGATCAAATCGGGTCGTAAGATGAAACTGACCGTAACGCTGATCGATAAGCCGGGTGCATTGATGCAGCTGACCCGTATGCTGCAAGATTTAAATGCCAATATCGTTCATATCGCATACGATAGAACTTCGACAACTTTGGCGTACGGTGATGCCAACGTTATGATCCATTTGGAAACAAAAGGCTCAGAACATCAGTCCCAAATTCGTGCTTTGCTCAAAGAACACCGTTATCTCAGCAGCGAAGAGCACTAA
- a CDS encoding CoA-binding protein → MECEFPTVNATNTEIKTILEGVKTIAVLGLSPDSSKDSYRVAEYLKNAGYTIIPVYPKEETILGEKVFRSLAEIPFAVDMVNIFRKPDALDAIADACIARGDVKVFWAQKGIVNNEAAERARNAGMRVVQNHCSMVEHRLLHS, encoded by the coding sequence ATGGAATGCGAATTCCCCACGGTCAATGCAACGAATACCGAAATTAAAACTATTTTGGAAGGAGTCAAAACAATTGCGGTATTAGGGCTCTCTCCCGATTCGAGCAAAGACAGCTACCGCGTAGCGGAATATCTTAAAAATGCCGGATATACGATTATTCCCGTTTATCCGAAGGAAGAGACGATACTGGGAGAAAAAGTGTTCCGTTCTCTTGCGGAAATCCCATTTGCCGTTGATATGGTTAATATATTCCGTAAACCCGATGCGCTCGATGCAATCGCCGATGCGTGTATAGCCCGCGGTGATGTGAAAGTATTTTGGGCCCAAAAAGGGATCGTTAACAACGAAGCAGCCGAACGTGCCCGCAATGCGGGGATGCGTGTGGTACAAAATCATTGCAGTATGGTCGAGCATCGTCTCCTCCATTCTTAA
- a CDS encoding PAS domain S-box protein, which translates to MNIFQNGRKEIHFVLIIFILIAVLIIGSKINTLHQIGVMKKDTKEIFEFPFQISNAALIVQSEVYKMHRDMKDIVLSVSDEELERKINEVNTHERHVYDYLSVVREKVRDEKGKQLERQTRELSRAWKPIRDEVVELVRGGHRAEAIAITKGKGAKQVLELEHSTSALYQYANNEAHRFKNHSNAMHSQYYLISLVNGAAVLLLLFIIAYFTLNRLSRYISKSSHLTDVLSVIRNVNQLIVREKDVPKLIQEICDILIANRVYSNAWIILYDQGQKANYIASTDTSENFTAIKNKMDGGWIPPCVHSETDRSKGYLIIESTKESCPQCPFADMYENKGAFSIQIKHNDKLYGNLTLSVNAAYLKDDEELSLLQEVASDIAYALYNLETEEHLKTRECSLYHTKELYENIIDSVDNIIFVKDTDFTYTVCNQAFEKFVGKSNDEIVGKTDYELFDKEVADFFREHDTIMLAEKRAKANFEWVTYPDGRKVYLFTVKSPLINAEGELLGLVGNSADLTEQKNTEDALKESEERFTLMMRQSPSVIELYDLEGTQIEVNRAYEELWGFPAEQTLHTFNLFKSTEVEKTGLLPYIQRAYNGEIVQIPPYKYDPTGPTEASGLGRKRWLKTRIYPLKESSGAVKNIVITHEDVTEEITSKNALRKSQENYQLLTENALDMIWKMDMELTFTYVNPTVKALLGYEIEEFIGTKLNHHFSPEEFKKAHEIISEIVRTNSEEGASLEIAMYKKDGTTVPLEVNGKLIFDENHTPIGFQGSARDFTAQTEARKKLNELLAALEIKSKELQTILQEAPNPIMLHNENGEVVMVNRVWQSLSGYTYDEINTVDKWAELACSKNKPLMNQYMDSIYSLEHKIDMGEASVNTKDGNTLIWQFSSAPLGIIDGKRTIVTTAMDITELKKKDEMMMAQSRHAAMGEMIGMIAHQWRQPIASIAMDANNMLLDIAFETFDNTSAAEYTQDILDQTNHLSKTIDDFRNFFKPDKSVSAVNLESIFEETLAIVKESLASHSIALKTSYLSNTLVNAFPRELMQVFVNIINNAKDSLVSNHIQNALIEIKVYDEEKYVCAEICDNGGGIDTTIMPKIFDPYFSTKDEKTGTGLGLYMSKMIIEEHLHGFIDASNNKDGGACFTIRLLKNHETDHQEI; encoded by the coding sequence ATGAATATTTTTCAAAATGGGCGCAAAGAGATACATTTTGTATTGATTATTTTTATTCTTATCGCCGTTCTTATCATTGGTTCCAAAATCAATACCCTGCATCAGATCGGTGTCATGAAGAAGGATACAAAAGAGATTTTTGAGTTTCCTTTTCAAATCTCCAACGCAGCCCTGATCGTGCAATCGGAAGTATACAAAATGCACCGCGATATGAAGGATATCGTTCTCTCCGTATCCGATGAGGAGTTGGAGAGAAAAATCAACGAAGTCAACACTCACGAACGCCATGTCTATGACTACTTATCGGTTGTTCGAGAAAAGGTGAGAGATGAAAAAGGAAAACAGCTCGAAAGGCAAACTCGTGAGCTGTCTCGTGCATGGAAACCGATCCGGGACGAAGTGGTCGAATTGGTCAGAGGGGGTCACCGCGCCGAAGCGATTGCCATTACCAAAGGCAAAGGGGCTAAACAAGTCTTAGAGTTGGAACATTCGACGTCAGCCCTCTATCAATATGCCAACAATGAAGCCCATCGTTTTAAAAACCATTCCAATGCCATGCATTCGCAATACTATCTCATCAGCCTTGTCAACGGCGCGGCAGTATTGCTCCTTTTGTTTATAATCGCCTATTTCACCCTAAACAGACTCTCTCGCTATATCTCAAAAAGCAGCCATCTGACCGATGTATTGTCCGTTATCCGCAATGTCAATCAGCTCATTGTCCGAGAGAAGGATGTCCCTAAACTCATTCAAGAGATATGCGACATTCTTATCGCCAACCGTGTCTACAGCAATGCGTGGATTATCCTCTACGATCAAGGACAAAAAGCCAACTATATTGCCAGTACCGATACATCCGAAAATTTCACCGCAATCAAAAATAAAATGGATGGTGGATGGATTCCCCCCTGCGTCCACAGTGAAACCGACCGGAGCAAAGGATATCTCATCATCGAGAGTACCAAAGAGAGTTGTCCCCAATGCCCTTTTGCCGATATGTACGAGAACAAAGGGGCGTTTAGTATCCAGATCAAACACAACGATAAACTCTACGGTAATCTGACCCTCTCTGTGAATGCGGCCTATCTCAAAGATGACGAGGAACTTTCGCTCTTGCAGGAAGTCGCAAGCGATATAGCGTATGCACTGTATAATCTGGAAACGGAAGAGCACCTCAAAACCAGAGAGTGCTCTCTTTATCATACCAAAGAGCTCTACGAAAATATCATCGACAGCGTCGACAACATCATTTTCGTCAAAGATACTGACTTTACATATACCGTCTGCAATCAGGCATTCGAAAAATTCGTCGGAAAATCTAACGATGAAATCGTCGGTAAAACCGACTACGAGCTGTTTGACAAAGAGGTCGCCGATTTTTTCCGTGAACATGACACGATCATGCTCGCGGAAAAAAGGGCAAAAGCCAATTTTGAGTGGGTTACCTATCCCGATGGCCGTAAGGTCTACCTTTTCACCGTCAAATCCCCTCTGATCAATGCAGAGGGAGAGCTACTCGGTCTCGTCGGCAACTCTGCGGATTTAACGGAACAGAAAAATACCGAAGATGCGCTCAAAGAGAGCGAAGAGCGTTTTACTCTGATGATGCGCCAATCCCCTTCCGTCATCGAGCTGTATGACCTTGAAGGGACACAAATCGAAGTCAATCGTGCCTACGAAGAGCTTTGGGGCTTTCCTGCCGAACAAACGCTTCACACGTTCAATCTGTTCAAAAGTACTGAAGTTGAAAAAACAGGATTGCTCCCCTATATTCAACGTGCTTACAACGGCGAAATCGTGCAGATTCCTCCTTACAAGTACGATCCGACAGGACCGACCGAAGCATCAGGATTGGGACGAAAACGGTGGTTAAAAACCCGCATATACCCGCTCAAAGAGAGTTCAGGCGCCGTCAAAAATATCGTTATCACCCACGAGGATGTAACCGAAGAGATTACCTCGAAAAACGCCTTGCGAAAAAGTCAGGAAAACTATCAGCTGTTAACCGAAAATGCCCTCGATATGATCTGGAAAATGGATATGGAACTCACCTTTACCTATGTCAATCCGACCGTCAAAGCATTGTTAGGATACGAGATAGAAGAGTTTATCGGTACCAAGCTGAATCACCATTTTTCGCCTGAAGAGTTTAAAAAAGCCCACGAAATCATATCCGAAATAGTACGTACGAACTCTGAAGAGGGGGCATCGCTAGAGATCGCCATGTATAAAAAAGACGGCACTACAGTACCGCTGGAAGTCAACGGCAAATTGATCTTTGACGAAAACCATACACCGATCGGCTTTCAAGGCTCGGCACGAGACTTCACAGCACAAACCGAAGCACGAAAAAAACTGAACGAACTCCTCGCCGCACTCGAAATAAAATCCAAAGAGTTGCAAACGATTCTTCAAGAGGCTCCCAATCCCATTATGCTCCACAACGAAAATGGAGAAGTGGTCATGGTCAATCGTGTTTGGCAGTCTCTCAGCGGGTATACGTATGATGAGATCAATACCGTAGATAAATGGGCGGAGCTGGCTTGTTCCAAAAACAAACCGTTAATGAATCAGTATATGGATTCGATATATTCTCTGGAACATAAAATAGATATGGGAGAAGCTTCGGTAAATACAAAAGACGGAAATACCCTTATCTGGCAGTTCAGCTCGGCTCCGCTAGGGATTATCGACGGCAAACGTACCATCGTCACTACGGCTATGGACATTACCGAGCTGAAAAAGAAAGATGAAATGATGATGGCACAGTCCCGTCATGCCGCGATGGGTGAAATGATCGGAATGATCGCGCATCAATGGAGACAGCCTATTGCAAGCATTGCGATGGATGCGAATAATATGCTGCTTGATATAGCCTTTGAAACGTTTGATAATACCTCGGCAGCAGAATATACCCAGGATATTTTAGATCAAACCAATCACTTATCCAAAACCATCGATGATTTTAGAAACTTTTTCAAACCGGACAAATCGGTTTCAGCCGTCAACCTTGAAAGTATTTTTGAAGAGACGCTTGCCATAGTCAAAGAGAGCCTTGCAAGCCATTCGATAGCTCTTAAAACATCATATCTGTCAAATACGCTTGTCAATGCTTTTCCTCGCGAGCTGATGCAGGTGTTTGTGAATATTATCAATAATGCCAAAGACTCATTAGTGTCCAATCATATCCAGAACGCTCTGATAGAAATCAAAGTTTATGATGAAGAGAAGTATGTCTGTGCTGAAATATGCGATAACGGGGGAGGCATTGATACGACGATTATGCCCAAAATATTTGATCCTTATTTCTCGACAAAAGATGAAAAAACAGGAACCGGGCTGGGGCTGTATATGTCTAAAATGATTATCGAAGAACATCTTCACGGTTTTATTGATGCTTCAAACAATAAAGACGGCGGGGCATGTTTTACAATACGGTTATTGAAAAATCATGAGACCGACCATCAAGAAATTTAA
- a CDS encoding GGDEF/HDGYP domain-containing response regulator, with translation MDIELLKKKVESLKNKTKGLNILYVEDEAGLREKASHFLNKIFENVETASNGAEALEKYVSNSYDIVLTDMLMPVMNGLELIQNIRRHSDKQEIIVLSADTDSEILSKCIQLGVTGYLIKPIDFNQVLTVLDQSVDKLNAFRENEIYRTKLESLVNERTQKVLLLQNEQASNYDHVIRSLVKMIEGRDTYTGGHSERVALYSQKIAEAMGYTQEECDLIYQAGILHDIGKITTPDAILLKPGKLSKNEYSLIKNHVSAGYDILSEVPMYSKFVDIIHAHHEHYDGSGYPRFLKGDEIPMAARIMAVADAFDAMTTGRIYKSRKTSAEAISELKELSGVWYDPTVIESALNVLQAFDIVEDISQEPTSEIDYERFAYFYKDPLTHLYNHDYLDFVLRKSKDRDEKICLHLINIKNFTSYNQKHGWSEGDVLLTNFSTYLESEFSNFQIFRIFGDDFALLNTVHQEIDIDKINALPLLSENDLYCEYNHIDLPKTEIISYKDLQSYSPNANDWKKNYSDRLDSPM, from the coding sequence ATGGATATCGAACTTCTAAAGAAAAAAGTCGAATCACTAAAAAATAAAACGAAAGGTCTTAACATTCTCTATGTCGAAGATGAAGCTGGTCTTCGAGAAAAAGCTTCTCACTTTCTTAATAAAATTTTTGAGAATGTAGAAACCGCTTCAAACGGTGCAGAAGCACTTGAAAAATACGTAAGTAACTCTTATGACATCGTTCTAACCGATATGCTGATGCCCGTCATGAACGGTTTGGAACTAATTCAAAATATCCGCCGACATAGTGATAAGCAAGAAATTATTGTCCTCTCTGCCGATACCGATTCCGAAATTTTGTCGAAATGCATCCAATTGGGGGTAACCGGCTATCTGATAAAACCGATTGATTTTAACCAAGTACTGACAGTACTTGATCAATCGGTAGACAAACTGAATGCATTTCGCGAAAACGAGATTTACAGAACCAAGCTTGAATCTTTGGTCAATGAACGGACTCAAAAGGTGCTCCTTTTACAGAATGAACAGGCATCCAACTATGATCATGTCATTCGTTCCCTCGTCAAAATGATAGAGGGACGGGATACTTATACAGGGGGGCACAGCGAACGGGTTGCCCTCTATTCCCAAAAAATTGCGGAAGCTATGGGATATACTCAGGAAGAGTGTGATTTGATTTATCAGGCCGGTATACTACACGATATCGGAAAAATCACAACCCCTGACGCTATTTTGCTCAAGCCGGGGAAATTATCCAAAAATGAATATTCTTTGATCAAAAACCATGTGTCGGCAGGATATGACATACTCTCCGAAGTACCTATGTACAGTAAGTTTGTCGATATCATCCATGCACATCATGAACATTATGACGGGAGCGGTTATCCTCGGTTTCTCAAAGGGGATGAAATTCCGATGGCTGCACGCATTATGGCGGTAGCCGACGCTTTTGACGCCATGACGACGGGGCGGATATATAAATCGAGAAAAACATCCGCCGAAGCAATTTCCGAATTAAAAGAACTGAGCGGTGTCTGGTATGACCCAACGGTCATTGAAAGTGCATTGAATGTTTTGCAAGCCTTCGATATCGTTGAAGATATAAGCCAGGAACCCACTTCTGAGATAGACTATGAACGGTTTGCCTATTTTTATAAAGATCCGTTGACACATCTCTACAATCACGACTATCTTGACTTCGTCCTTAGAAAAAGCAAAGATAGAGATGAAAAAATCTGTTTGCATTTGATCAATATTAAAAATTTCACCTCCTACAACCAAAAACACGGCTGGAGCGAAGGTGATGTATTATTAACAAACTTTAGTACCTATTTAGAATCCGAATTTTCAAATTTTCAAATTTTCCGTATCTTCGGCGATGATTTTGCCCTGTTGAATACGGTTCATCAAGAGATTGATATTGATAAGATCAATGCCCTGCCTCTACTCAGTGAAAACGATCTTTATTGCGAATATAATCATATTGATTTGCCCAAAACGGAAATCATTTCCTATAAAGATTTACAAAGCTATTCTCCGAATGCGAATGATTGGAAAAAAAATTATAGTGACCGGTTAGATTCTCCGATGTAG